A section of the Oryza sativa Japonica Group chromosome 1, ASM3414082v1 genome encodes:
- the LOC4324504 gene encoding histone H2B.5, translating into MAPKAEKKPAAKKPAEEEPAAEKAEKAPAGKKPKAEKRLPAGKGEKGSGEGKKDRAGRKKAKKSVETYKIYIFKVLKQVHPDIGISSKAMSIMNSFINDIFEKLAAEAAKLARYNKKPTITSREIQTSVRLVLPGELAKHAVSEGTKAVTKFTSA; encoded by the coding sequence ATGGCGCCCAAGGCGGAGAAGAAGCCGGCCGCGAAGAAGCccgcggaggaggagcccgcGGCGGAGAAGGCCGAGAAGGCCCCGGCCGGGAAGAAGCCCAAGGCGGAGAAGCGGCTCCCCGCCGGCAAGGGCGAGAAGGGCTCCGGCGAGGGGAAGAAGGACCGCGCtgggaggaagaaggcgaagaAGAGCGTCGAGACCTACAAGATCTACATCTTCAAGGTGCTCAAGCAGGTCCACCCCGACATCGGCATCTCCTCCAAGGCCATGTCCATCATGAACTCCTTCATCAACGACATCTTCGAGAAgctcgccgccgaggccgccaaGCTCGCCCGCTACAACAAGAAGCCCACCATCACCTCCCGCGAGATCCAGACCTCCGtccgcctcgtcctccccgGCGAGCTTGCCAAGCACGCCGTCTCCGAGGGCACCAAGGCTGTGACCAAGTTCACCTCCGCTTAG
- the LOC4324505 gene encoding aspartate--tRNA ligase, chloroplastic/mitochondrial yields the protein MASSLLRASPLSLLSRLKPLNPSPTASHLRRLLLLSTASSTSSASCSPSPLRTLAATDAATPPPEEEAAAPAAEAKRERLQPLQWPARDALCGELGAGDAGRRVRLCGWVALHRAHAGLTFLTLRDRSGTVQVTTLPEYPEVYAVVNKLRVESVVAVEGVVRSRPTEAINTDMKTGAIEVAADNIYVLNSVTRSLPFPITTADTVKEKFPEEIRLRFRVLDLRRPQMQSNLRLRHNVVKHIRRYLEDRHDFVEIETPVLSKSTPEGARDYLVPSRVQPGMFYALPQSPQLFKQMLMVSGFEKYYQIARCFRDEDLRADRQPEFTQLDMEIAFTSMEDMLKLNEELMRHIFQEVGDIKLPNPFPRLTYTEAMNRYGTDRPDLRFDWQLKDVSDAFLGSSFKIFADTLENGGVIKALCVPGGAKEFSNTDLKKGTVYTEASKAGAKGLPFLKVMDNGELEGIGPLVASLKPEKKEQLLKHLDAKSGDLILFALGEQSAANRILGRLRLFIAHKLEVIDTSAHSILWVTDFPMFEWNSDEQRYEALHHPFTAPNPEDMNDLPSARALAYDMIYNGVEIGGGSLRIYKSDVQQRIFEIIGISPEQAEEKFGYLLECFDMGAPPHGGIAYGLDRLVMLLAGENSIRDVIAFPKTTTAQCSLTKAPSPVDPQQLKDLGFRT from the exons ATGGCTTCCTCTCTCCTCCGCGCCTCGccgctctccctcctctcccgcctaaAGCCGCTCAACCCTAGCCCCACCGCCTcgcacctccgccgcctcctactgctctccaccgcctcctccacctcgtcggCCTCGTGCTCGCCGTCTCCGCTCCGAACCCTAGCGGCCACCGACGCGGCGAccccgccgccggaggaggaagcggcggcgcccgcggccgAGGCGAAGCGCGAGAGGCTGCAGCCGCTGCAGTGGCCTGCGAGGGACGCGCtgtgcggcgagctcggcgccggtgacgccggccgccgcgtgcGCCTCTGCGGCTGGGTCGCTCTCCACCGCGCCCACGCCGGCCTCACCTTCCTCACCCTTCGTGACCGATCCGGCACGGTCCAG GTGACAACTTTGCCAGAATATCCAGAAGTTTATGCTGTGGTGAACAAACTAAGAGTAGAGTCAGTGGTTGCGGTCGAGGGGGTTGTTCGGTCACGCCCAACAGAAGCCATCAACACAGATATGAAGACTGGGGCTATAGAG GTTGCTGCAGATAATATATATGTGCTGAACTCAGTAACTCGTTCATTGCCTTTTCCAATCACCACTGCTGATACTGTAAAAGAGAAGTTTCCAGAAGAAATTAGACTGAG ATTCCGGGTGCTGGACTTACGCCGACCACAAATGCAGTCAAACTTGAGGTTGCGCCATAATGTTGTCAAGCATATTCGTCGATACTTGGAGGATAGACATGATTTTGTTGAG ATTGAGACTCCAGTTTTATCTAAGTCTACACCAGAAGGTGCTCGGGACTATCTTGTCCCATCGAGAGTTCAG CCAGGAATGTTCTATGCTCTTCCTCAAAGCCCTCAGCTGTTCAAGCAAATGTTGATGGTCTCTGGCTTTGAAAAATATTATCAGATTGCAAG GTGTTTCCGAGATGAAGATCTGCGTGCAGATAGGCAACCAGAGTTTACACAACTTGATATGGAGATTGCATTTACATCAATGGAAGATATGTTGAAGTTGAACGAAGAATTAATGAGACAT attttccaagaggttggtgATATCAAGCTGCCAAATCCTTTTCCAAGGCTAACCTATACGGAGGCAATGAATCGCTATGGAACAGATAGGCCTGACCTTCGTTTTGATTGGCAGCTGAAAGAT GTTAGTGATGCATTTTTGGGCAGTAGCTTCAAGATTTTTGCAGATACATTAGAAAACGGGGGTGTCATCAAGGCATTATGTGTTCCTGGTGGTGCCAAAGAATTTTCAAATACTGACCTAAAGAAAGGAACTGTCTACACTGAAGCTTCCAAAGCTGGAGCCAAGGGCCTGCCTTTTCTCAAAGTTATGGACAATG GAGAGCTTGAAGGAATTGGTCCACTCGTGGCAAGTCTGAAACCTGAAAAGAAAGAGCAGTTGTTGAAACATCTAGATGCAAAATCAGGTGATCTTATCCTGTTTGCACTGGGTGAGCAATCAGCGGCTAATCGAATTCTTGGCAGATTAAGATTATTTATTGCTCATAAGCTGGAAGTGATAGATACA TCAGCACATTCAATTCTTTGGGTGACGGATTTTCCAATGTTTGAATGGAACAGTGATGAGCAGAGATACGAG GCACTACACCATCCTTTCACTGCACCAAATCCTGAAGATATGAATGATCTACCATCAGCTCGAGCCTTGGCTTATGACATGATTTACAATGGAGTGGAG ATTGGAGGAGGCAGTTTGAGGATATACAAAAGTGATGTACAACAAAGGATTTTTGAGATCATCGGTATCTCACCCGAGCAG GCAGAGGAAAAATTTGGCTATCTTTTAGAATGTTTTGACATGGGTGCTCCTCCTCATG GAGGAATTGCCTATGGGTTAGATCGTTTGGTGATGCTTTTGGCTGGTGAAAATTCAATCCGGGATGTGATTGCTTTCCCAAAGACTACAACTGCTCAATGTTCACTCACCAAAGCGCCATCTCCTGTAGATCCACAGCAATTGAAGGATCTTGGCTTCCGTACGTGA
- the LOC4324506 gene encoding uncharacterized protein, which translates to MAASTTALSMKLLVDTNAQRVLFAEASKDVVDFLFSLLALPVGTAVKLLGKDSMVGCVGNLYASVEKLDGTYVQPGASKNALLSPVVLSPAASSNTSVLRLPAPSSSQPKSFFSCRSYDCFYYVTDVSGVKCPSCGNQMTTACTYAAPTAAQKLQAAAAEGAGKGFVQGIVTYTVMDDLTVSPMSSISSITLLNTFAVKDLGALKEQTVQLGYTEGLAILRASLQSKTVLSDVFLARRPAKQA; encoded by the exons ATGGCAGCCTCCACCACCGCGCTGAGCATGAAGCTGCTCGTCGACACCAATGCCCAGCGAGTGCTGTTCGCGGAGGCGAGCAAGGATGTCGTCGacttcctcttctccctcctgGCGCTGCCGGTCGGCACGGCCGTCAAGCTGCTCGGGAAGGACTCCATGGTCGGCTGCGTCGGCAACCTCTACGCCAGCGTCGAGAAGCTCGACGGCACCTACGTCCAGCCCGGCGCCTCCAAGAACGCGCTGCTCAGCCCCGTCGTGCTCTCGCCGGCGGCCAGCTCCAACACCTCCGTCCTCCGCTTGCCGGCCCCGTCTTCTTCGCAGCCCAAGAGCTTCTTCAGCTGCCGCTCCTACGACTGTTTCTACTACGTGACGGACGTGAGCGGCGTCAAGTGTCCGTCCTGCGGCAACCAGATGACAACGGCATGCACGTATGCCGCACCAACCGCTGCCCAGAAGCTGCAGGCCGCTGCAGCCGAAGGGGCGGGGAAGGGGTTCGTGCAGGGCATCGTGACGTACACGGTGATGGACGACCTCACCGTGTCGCCCATGTCGTCCATCTCCAGCATCACGCTGCTCAACACGTTCGCCGTCAAGGACCTGGGCGCGCTCAAGGAGCAGACCGTGCAGCTCGGCTACACTGAG GGCCTGGCGATCCTGAGGGCCTCGCTGCAGTCCAAGACCGTTCTCAGCGACGTTTTCCTTGCCAGGAGGCCTGCAAAGCAAGCCTGA
- the LOC107276705 gene encoding uncharacterized protein yields the protein MGNAAAVPSSCASADAAPSTTPTIKLLIAKEAQVVLFAEAGKDVVDFLVGLLAMPVGAVVKLLAGENALGGVANVYASVRRMDAAYMQSAEARDALLNPAPAHPCLAATAGGFPSLVQPPRVQAPYVAPPPPPPPPPGHPAYQCSTIRPTTPSLPSLKAAFPPFGAGMSSDTGCRCSTCLAAAQTGKGFVRDVVTYTVMDDLTFMPMSSISSIALLSKLGVEDLSALEEKTVKIGYQEGLEILKASLQSKTVLTDVFLNRKKKARAGDKHHRSGDKNVDARATSEKKDAAAAVQMEKSAPPMPHDFDV from the exons ATgggcaacgccgccgccgtgccgtcgtcgtGCGCTTCGGCGGACgcggcgccgtcgacgacgccgaCCATCAAGCTGCTCATCGCCAAGGAGGCCCAGGTCGTGCTCTTCGCCGAGGCCGGCAAGGACGTCGTCGACTTCCTCGTCGGGCTCCTCGCCAtgccggtcggcgccgtggtGAAGCTGCTCGCGGGCGAGAACGCGCTCGGCGGCGTCGCGAACGTGTACGCCAGCGTGAGGAGGATGGACGCCGCGTACATGCAGAGCGCGGAGGCGCGCGACGCGCTGCTGAACCCGGCGCCGGCGCACccctgcctcgccgccaccgccggtggcTTCCCGTCCCTCGTCCAGCCCCCGCGCGTCCAGGCGCCGTAcgttgctcctcctcctcctccgccgccgccgccgggccaccCGGCCTACCAGTGTTCGACCATCCGGCCGACGACCCCGTCTCTGCCGTCTCTGAAGGCGGCGTTCCCGCCCTTCGGCGCGGGGATGTCGTCGGACACGGGCTGCCGCTGTTCgacctgcctcgccgccgcccagaCTGGCAAAGGGTTCGTGCGGGACGTGGTGACGTACACCGTCATGGACGACCTCACCTTCATGCCCATGTCGAGCATCTCCAGCATCGCGCTGCTCAGCAAGCTCGGCGTCGAGGACCTCTCCGCGCTCGAGGAAAAGACGGTCAAGATCGGCTACCAAGAG GGTTTGGAGATTCTGAAGGCATCGTTGCAGTCCAAGACCGTGTTGACAGATGTCTTCCTGAACAGGAAGAAGAAGGCTCGTGCCGGCGACAAGCACCATAGATCCGGCGACAAGAACGTCGACGCCCGAGCAACGAGCGAGAAGaaagacgccgccgccgcagtccaGATGGAGAAGAGCGCGCCGCCGATGCCACATGATTTTGACGTCTAG
- the LOC4324507 gene encoding uncharacterized protein isoform X2 has protein sequence MHARSEDMAAKLIGCKSSVHYIEEYSRRRNFNRTFDLWIWSLDLSTIPKATQFTITRPDREARATEIPFPDLEPSQPAPTDTKKGLTYPVIIHIDTVQDLFSRQGRVFMWHYGVPDDVTRMRSMAHPIQACRTLPAPERRSDDEDDHEQRSRRRHRSRSLWNRLGGRSSSKSREPGLDNRSSYNQETRGRQRERAADINRSRSRHLSRSVKPGETRIRRQSATPPHLSDPAPADKEQGALLMLKRHLDPMLHEAMVGGSIYSPDTTLPRPASPVFVLSSAAEPQENLVDEAQHDVETFLAEVTTPIQQPLLSAPGTKLRRPCRNKHYKKPLSPADMKTITTLVENGGCKGVRLRAKKAASMVPI, from the exons ATGCATGCAAGATCAGAAGACATGGCGGCAAAGCTCATAGGCTGCAAAAGCTCAGTGCACTACATAGAAGAATACTCCCGTCGCCGGAACTTCAACCGTACTTTTGATCTTTGGATTTGGAGCTTAGACTTGAGCACCATCCCAAAGGCCACCCAGTTCACAATCACAAGGCCAGATAGAGAAGCAAGGGCTACTGAGATCCCTTTTCCTGACCTGGAGCCATCCCAGCCGGCTCCAACTGATACAAAGAAAGGCCTCACTTATCCGGTCATCATTCACATAGACACTGTCCAGGACCTCTTCTCTCGACAGGGTCGGGTCTTCATGTGGCACTATGGAGTGCCTGATGATGTCACCCGGATGAGGTCGATGGCTCACCCAATTCAAGCCTGCAGAACCCTTCCGGCGCCGGAGAGAAGGTCTGATGATGAAGACGACCACGAGCAGCGTTCAAGAAGGAGGCATAGAAGTCGCTCTCTTTGGAACCGCTTAGGCGGTCGTTCGTCAAGCAAAAGCAGAGAGCCTGGTCTTGACAACCGGAGTTCATACAATCAAGAGACAAGGGGAAGACAGAGAGAACGAGCTGCTGACATCAATAGAAGTAGAAGCCGACATCTGTCCAGGTCGGTCAAACCTGGAGAAACAAGAATCAGGCGTCAATCGGCGACACCTCCGCATCTCTCTGACCCTGCTCCAGCAGACAAG GAGCAAGGGGCGTTGCTCATGCTTAAAAGGCACCTAGATCCTATGCTGCATGAGGCTATGGTGGGAGGTTCAATTTATTCCCCTGACACTACTCTGCCACGCCCTGCTTCCCCTGTTTTTGTTCTTTCATCTGCTGCAGAACCACAAGAGAACTTAGTGGATGAGGCCCAGCATGATGTGGAGACATTCCTAGCAGAGGTGACCACGCCCATTCAGCAGCCACTGCTGTCTGCGCCAGGAACAAAGCTGCGTCGACCCTGCCGCAATAAG CATTACAAGAAGCCGCTCTCCCCAGCAGACATGAAGACAATCACGACCCTGGTGGAAAACGGAGGCTGCAAAGGAGTTCGTCTGCGCGCTAAGAAGGCGGCCTCTATGGTGCCGATTTGA
- the LOC4324507 gene encoding uncharacterized protein isoform X1: MHARSEDMAAKLIGCKSSVHYIEEYSRRRNFNRTFDLWIWSLDLSTIPKATQFTITRPDREARATEIPFPDLEPSQPAPTDTKKGLTYPVIIHIDTVQDLFSRQGRVFMWHYGVPDDVTRMRSMAHPIQACRTLPAPERRSDDEDDHEQRSRRRHRSRSLWNRLGGRSSSKSREPGLDNRSSYNQETRGRQRERAADINRSRSRHLSRSVKPGETRIRRQSATPPHLSDPAPADKVSSPCKPFSHSRDSSPENGHCSAVASPPLEPLSPDILPVSQEQGALLMLKRHLDPMLHEAMVGGSIYSPDTTLPRPASPVFVLSSAAEPQENLVDEAQHDVETFLAEVTTPIQQPLLSAPGTKLRRPCRNKHYKKPLSPADMKTITTLVENGGCKGVRLRAKKAASMVPI, from the exons ATGCATGCAAGATCAGAAGACATGGCGGCAAAGCTCATAGGCTGCAAAAGCTCAGTGCACTACATAGAAGAATACTCCCGTCGCCGGAACTTCAACCGTACTTTTGATCTTTGGATTTGGAGCTTAGACTTGAGCACCATCCCAAAGGCCACCCAGTTCACAATCACAAGGCCAGATAGAGAAGCAAGGGCTACTGAGATCCCTTTTCCTGACCTGGAGCCATCCCAGCCGGCTCCAACTGATACAAAGAAAGGCCTCACTTATCCGGTCATCATTCACATAGACACTGTCCAGGACCTCTTCTCTCGACAGGGTCGGGTCTTCATGTGGCACTATGGAGTGCCTGATGATGTCACCCGGATGAGGTCGATGGCTCACCCAATTCAAGCCTGCAGAACCCTTCCGGCGCCGGAGAGAAGGTCTGATGATGAAGACGACCACGAGCAGCGTTCAAGAAGGAGGCATAGAAGTCGCTCTCTTTGGAACCGCTTAGGCGGTCGTTCGTCAAGCAAAAGCAGAGAGCCTGGTCTTGACAACCGGAGTTCATACAATCAAGAGACAAGGGGAAGACAGAGAGAACGAGCTGCTGACATCAATAGAAGTAGAAGCCGACATCTGTCCAGGTCGGTCAAACCTGGAGAAACAAGAATCAGGCGTCAATCGGCGACACCTCCGCATCTCTCTGACCCTGCTCCAGCAGACAAGGTTTCCTCCCCCTGCAAACCTTTCAGCCATTCAAGAGATAGCAGCCCTGAAAATGGGCATTGCTCTGCAGTTGCTTCTCCTCCTCTCGAACCTCTCTCACCTGACATATTGCCTGTGTCACAGGAGCAAGGGGCGTTGCTCATGCTTAAAAGGCACCTAGATCCTATGCTGCATGAGGCTATGGTGGGAGGTTCAATTTATTCCCCTGACACTACTCTGCCACGCCCTGCTTCCCCTGTTTTTGTTCTTTCATCTGCTGCAGAACCACAAGAGAACTTAGTGGATGAGGCCCAGCATGATGTGGAGACATTCCTAGCAGAGGTGACCACGCCCATTCAGCAGCCACTGCTGTCTGCGCCAGGAACAAAGCTGCGTCGACCCTGCCGCAATAAG CATTACAAGAAGCCGCTCTCCCCAGCAGACATGAAGACAATCACGACCCTGGTGGAAAACGGAGGCTGCAAAGGAGTTCGTCTGCGCGCTAAGAAGGCGGCCTCTATGGTGCCGATTTGA
- the LOC4324508 gene encoding carboxylesterase 15 gives MVGKRPGEEWLVGKHSRTGEEIWSGGSTGWEERGAGRRRGHRKCTYHFRPFITHNQTPIDLVSSSAKSGSGDAAPPPHVVEDFFGVIQLLSDGSVVRADDAALLAMPELQDVPGVQWKDAVYDATHGLRVRVFKLAAAAAGDDGGKLPVLVYFHGGGYCIGALDQSPFHTFCLRAADELPAVVLSVQYRLAPEHRLPTAIDDGAAFFSWLRGAGSADPWLAESAELARTFISGVSAGANLAHHVAVRVASGRQPVVDDVDPVVRVAGYVLLDAFFGGVERTAAEANPPADVSLLTVEMADQFWRLALPAGATRDHPVANPFGPESPSLEAVALPPALVVASGGDVLYDRVVGYAARLKEMGKAVELVEFEGAQHGFSVIQPWSPETSEVIQVLKRFVHKAIRPAEG, from the exons ATGGTTGGGAAAAGACCTGGCGAGGAGTGGCTGGTGGGGAAGCATTCAAGAACTGGGGAAGAGATATGGAGTGGAGGATCTACTGGGTGGGAGGAGCGCggcgccgggcgccgccgcgg GCACCGCAAATGCACATACCATTTCCGTCCATTCATCACACACAACCAGACTCCGATCGACCTCGTCTCGTCGAGCGCCAAGTCCGGCTCCGGCgacgcagcgccgccgccacacgtCGTGGAGGACTTCTTCGGCGTCATCCAGCTCCTCAGCGACGGCTCCGTCGtgcgcgccgacgacgccgccctcctcgccatGCCCGAACTCCAGGACGTCCCCGGCGTTCAGTGGAAGGACGCCGTGTACGACGCCACGCACGGCCTCAGGGTGCGCGTATTCaagctggccgccgccgccgccggtgacgatgGAGGTAAGCTCCCCGTGCTCGTCTACTTCCACGGCGGTGGCTACTGCATCGGCGCCCTCGACCAGTCCCCCTTCCACACCTtctgcctccgcgccgccgacgagctccccGCCGTCGTGCTCTCCGTCCAGTACCGCCTCGCCCCGGAACACCGTCTCCCCACGGCCATCGACGACGGCGCAGCTTTCTTCTCCTGGCTGCGCGGCGCCGGCAGTGCGGATCCATGGCTCGCGGAGTCGGCCGAACTCGCGCGGACGTTCATCTCCGGCGTGTCGGCCGGCGCCAACCTGGCCCACCAcgtcgccgtccgcgtcgcctcGGGGCGCCAACCCGTGGTTGACGACGTCGACCCGGTGGTGCGCGTCGCCGGGTACGTCCTCCTCGACGCGTTCTTCGGCGGGGTGGagcgcacggcggcggaggccaacCCACCGGCCGACGTGTCCCTGCTGACCGTCGAGATGGCCGACCAGTTCTGGCGCCTGGCGCTGCCGGCGGGGGCGACCAGGGACCACCCGGTGGCGAACCCGTTCGGCCCGGAGAGCCCCAgcctggaggcggtggcgctgccgccggcgctcGTCGTGGCGTCCGGCGGCGACGTGCTCTACGACCGCGTGGTGGGCTACGCGGCGAGGTTGAAGGAGATGGGcaaggcggtggagctcgtcgaGTTCGAGGGAGCGCAGCATGGCTTCTCGGTGATACAACCATGGAGCCCAGAAACCAGCGAGGTCATCCAAGTCCTGAAGCGATTTGTTCACAAGGCGATACGCCCAGCTGAGGGTTGA
- the LOC107276711 gene encoding uncharacterized protein — MDDLTVAPSSTVSAIAALVALGLPQCSGKMSLPVKHVMVSSTTIAGSTGGEVPATASAPSAIAGTGFVQGLVTYAVMDDLKVAPMSTIALVKSGVTHIKSLQEKTVQIGYTEGLAMLKASLQSKTVLTDVFLGKKRKKWPFVQKASSDLMSMTLLIDTKAQRVLYAEARKDVVDFLLSLLALPIASGIKLLGKGSMVGCVGNLYASFEKLDDAFVQADTAKDSLLSPVVLSPAASSNTSVLRLPAPSSAQSSKSFFRCSYSSNACRSFVTNASGTKCPNCGNQMATACTYVAGGQDQNTQNAAAEGAKGGGFVQGIVTYTVMDDLTVAPMSSISSITLLNRFAVKDLGALKEKTVQLGYTEGLAILKASLQSKTVLTDVFIGLKPAS; from the exons ATGGATGACCTCaccgtcgcgccgtcgtccaccgtctccgccatcgccgccctcgTGGCGCTTGGC TTGCCGCAGTGCAGCGGCAAGATGAGTTTGCCGGTGAAGCATGTGATGGTGTCGAGCACCACCATTGCTGGAtccaccggcggcgaggtgccgGCGACCGCGAGTGCGCCGTCTGCAATCGCAGGCACGGGGTTTGTGCAGGGGTTGGTGACATACGCCGTCATGGATGACCTCAAGGTCGCGCCCATGTCCACCATCGCGCTGGTCAAATCCGGTGTCACTCACATCAAGTCGCTCCAGGAGAAGACCGTGCAGATCGGCTACACTGAG GGTTTGGCTATGCTGAAGGCGTCGCTGCAGTCGAAGACGGTGCTTACAGATGTTTTCCTTGGCAAGAAGCGGAAGAAATGGCCATTTGT CCAAAAGGCAAGTAGCGATCTGATGAGCATGACACTCCTGATCGACACCAAGGCGCAGCGCGTGCTGTACGCCGAGGCACGCAAGGACGTCGTCgacttcctcctctccctcctcgcgctgCCGATCGCCTCGGGCATCAAGCTGCTCGGGAAGGGCTCCATGGTCGGCTGCGTCGGCAACCTCTACGCCAGTTTCGAGAAGCTCGACGACGCCTTCGTCCAGGCCGACACCGCCAAGGACTCGCTGCTCAGCCCCGTCGTGCTCTCGCCGGCGGCCAGCTCCAACACCTCCGTCctccgcttgccggcgccgtcTTCTGCGCAGTCAAGCAAGAGCTTCTTCAGATGCAGCTACAGCAGCAACGCCTGCAGAAGCTTCGTGACGAACGCGAGCGGCACGAAGTGTCCTAACTGCGGCAACCAGATGGCAACGGCATGCACCTATGTTGCCGGCGGCCAAGATCAGAACACGCagaacgccgccgccgaaggGGCGAAAGGAGGAGGGTTCGTGCAGGGCATCGTGACGTACACGGTGATGGACGATCTCACCGTGGCGCCCATGTCGTCCATCTCCAGCATCACGCTGCTCAACAGGTTCGCGGTCAAGGACTTGGGCGCGCTCAAGGAGAAGACCGTGCAGCTCGGCTACACTGAG GGTCTGGCGATTCTTAAGGCTTCCCTGCAATCCAAGACTGTCCTGACTGACGTTTTCATTGGCCTGAAGCCTGCTTCCTAG
- the LOC107276786 gene encoding uncharacterized protein, whose translation MATETTSSKALSMKLLVDSKAQRVLYAEAGKDVVDFLFSLLTLPVGTVVKVLSKDSMVGSIGELYASVEDLDATYVRSADARNVLLAPAGGFDTGKLLQLPETAAPLATKLYRCSSCDYNECYDYVSTVSGLRCQIARCPGKMTVAMKLVVSSTSTTATGSASGGEAAQPAYAVAGTGFVQGVVTYTIMDDLRVAPMSTISGITLLTTFGVTDITSLQEKTVQIGYTEGLAMLKASLQSKTVLTDVFLGKKRKA comes from the exons ATGGCGACGGAGACAACCAGCTCGAAGGCGCTGAGCATGAAGCTGCTGGTGGACAGCAAGGCGCAGCGCGTGCTGTACGCGGAGGCCGGCAAGGACGTCGTCGacttcctcttctccctcctcaccCTCCCCGTCGGCACCGTCGTCAAGGTTCTCTCCAAGGACTCCATGGTCGGCTCCATCGGCGAGCTGTACGCCAGCGTCGAGGACCTCGACGCCACCTACGTCCGCTCCGCCGACGCCAGGAACGTGCTGCTCGCGCCGGCCGGTGGCTTCGACACCGGCaagctcctccagctgccggagacggcggcgccgctggcCACGAAACTTTACCGCTGCAGCTCGTGCGACTACAACGAGTGCTATGACTATGTTTCCACGGTGAGTGGCTTGCGTTGTCAGATCGCTCGATGCCCTGGCAAGATGACGGTGGCAATGAAGCTTGTGGTGTCGAGCACGAGCACTACAGCTACCGGAtcggccagcggcggcgaggcggcgcaacCAGCATATGCTGTTGCCGGCACGGGATTTGTGCAGGGGGTGGTGACGTACACGATCATGGATGACCTCAGGGTCGCGCCCATGTCCACCATCTCCGGCATCACGCTGCTCACCACCTTCGGTGTTACTGACATCACCTCGCTCCAGGAGAAGACCGTGCAGATTGGCTACACTGAG GGCTTGGCGATGCTGAAGGCGTCGCTGCAGTCGAAGACGGTGCTCACAGATGTCTTCCTTGGCAAGAAGAGGAAGGCCTGA